Proteins encoded together in one Janthinobacterium tructae window:
- the fliG gene encoding flagellar motor switch protein FliG: MSETTGLQKASILMLALGESEAAEVMKFLGPREVLKLGAAMATMKGIAHEQVVEVLDDFRSQTELNSTVGLDSDEYIRQVLTKALGDDKASVLLSRILGGKDASGIESLKWMDSQSVSELIRNEHPQIIATILVHLERDQACEILGHFTDRLRNDVVLRIATLDGVQPAALRELNDVLTKLLSGNENIKKSSLGGVRAAAEILNFMSGEQEGSVMDNIKNYDNDMAQKIMDEMFVFDNVIDIDDRGIQLLLREVQSEMLIIALKGASQELRDKIFKNMSQRAGEMMREDLESKGPVRLSEVESQQKQILQIVRRLADEGQIVLGGKGEDSFV; encoded by the coding sequence ATGAGTGAGACAACGGGACTGCAAAAAGCATCGATCCTGATGCTGGCACTGGGCGAGAGCGAAGCGGCCGAGGTCATGAAATTCCTCGGCCCGCGCGAAGTGCTGAAACTGGGCGCCGCCATGGCCACCATGAAGGGCATCGCGCACGAGCAAGTGGTCGAGGTGCTCGACGACTTCCGCTCACAGACGGAACTCAATTCCACCGTCGGCCTCGATTCGGACGAATACATCCGCCAAGTCCTCACCAAGGCGCTGGGCGACGACAAGGCGTCCGTGCTGCTGTCGCGCATTCTGGGCGGCAAGGATGCGTCCGGCATCGAATCGCTGAAATGGATGGATTCGCAATCCGTGTCCGAGCTGATCCGCAACGAACACCCGCAGATCATCGCCACCATCCTGGTCCACCTGGAACGCGACCAGGCGTGCGAAATCCTCGGCCATTTCACGGACCGCCTGCGCAACGATGTGGTGCTGCGCATCGCCACCCTGGACGGCGTGCAGCCGGCCGCCTTGCGCGAACTCAACGATGTGCTGACGAAACTGCTGTCCGGTAACGAGAACATCAAGAAATCGTCGCTGGGCGGCGTGCGCGCGGCGGCCGAGATCCTCAACTTCATGAGCGGCGAGCAGGAGGGCTCCGTCATGGACAATATCAAGAACTACGACAACGACATGGCGCAAAAGATCATGGACGAAATGTTCGTGTTCGACAACGTGATCGACATCGACGACCGCGGCATCCAGCTGCTGCTGCGCGAAGTGCAGTCGGAAATGCTGATCATCGCCCTGAAAGGCGCCTCGCAAGAGCTGCGCGACAAGATCTTCAAGAACATGTCGCAGCGTGCCGGCGAGATGATGCGCGAAGACCTGGAATCAAAAGGCCCCGTGCGCCTGTCGGAAGTGGAGTCGCAGCAGAAACAGATCCTGCAAATCGTGCGCCGCCTGGCGGACGAAGGGCAGATAGTACTGGGTGGAAAAGGCGAGGATTCGTTTGTCTAA
- the fliF gene encoding flagellar basal-body MS-ring/collar protein FliF, with protein MAVAEEIDVNRIPPEPAPARSPVESVQAFAKTPMGKNFLRGLGVAALIAIGVALYMWNQPPEYKVLFSNYTDRDGGAITASLDQLGIKHKFSEGGGAILVPTEQVHDARLKLAAQGLPKGGNVGFELMENQKLGVSQFLEQVNFQRALEGELAKSIESVSAVDTARVHLALPKPSVFVREQQKPTASVLLNLHPGRGLDQLQVSAIVHLVASSVPELLPVNVTVVDQAGTLLSNQEKDKDRANGIKSLDPNQLKYVQQLQQSVIKQVESILLPIVGEGNVRAEATADVDFSQSEQAAETYKPNSPPEASTIRSQQTSESTGAGNANPSGVPGALSNQPPGVATAPLTAEAPGAPAGAATAPSQKESTTNYEVDKTVRYEQKSMGGLRRLSVAVVVNYRRSFDKDGKVTVKPISPAEMVQINNLVKEAMGYNKERGDSFSVANSPFDGIDRAPEGKLEWWRDPANLPLAKELAKFLITALILLYIFIKIVRPMLRPVMRKIDDFGAPPPVIEPELAKDGAENEVLLSEAELEELEEDTARGYRENLAMARKLAQDDPRVVANVIKAWIGNNE; from the coding sequence ACCGCCGGAACCGGCCCCTGCCCGCTCGCCCGTGGAGTCCGTGCAAGCGTTCGCCAAGACGCCGATGGGCAAGAATTTCCTGCGCGGCCTGGGTGTGGCGGCACTGATTGCCATCGGCGTGGCCCTGTACATGTGGAACCAGCCACCCGAGTACAAGGTCCTGTTTTCCAATTATACGGACCGCGACGGCGGCGCCATCACCGCGTCGCTGGACCAGCTGGGCATCAAGCACAAGTTTTCCGAAGGCGGCGGCGCCATTCTCGTGCCCACCGAGCAAGTCCACGATGCGCGCCTGAAACTGGCCGCGCAAGGCTTGCCGAAAGGCGGCAACGTGGGCTTCGAGCTGATGGAAAACCAGAAGCTGGGCGTGTCGCAATTTCTGGAACAGGTCAATTTCCAGCGCGCGCTCGAAGGCGAACTGGCCAAATCGATCGAATCGGTGTCCGCCGTCGATACGGCGCGCGTCCACCTGGCCCTGCCGAAACCGTCCGTCTTCGTGCGCGAACAGCAAAAACCGACCGCTTCCGTGCTGCTGAACCTGCATCCGGGCCGCGGCCTCGACCAATTGCAGGTAAGCGCCATCGTGCACCTGGTGGCATCCAGCGTGCCGGAATTGCTTCCAGTCAATGTCACCGTGGTCGACCAGGCCGGCACCTTGCTGTCGAACCAGGAAAAGGACAAGGACCGCGCCAATGGCATCAAGAGCCTGGACCCGAACCAGTTAAAGTACGTGCAGCAGTTGCAGCAAAGCGTGATCAAGCAAGTCGAATCGATCTTGCTGCCCATCGTCGGCGAAGGCAATGTGCGCGCCGAAGCGACGGCCGACGTGGATTTCTCGCAAAGCGAGCAGGCGGCCGAAACCTACAAGCCGAACTCGCCGCCGGAAGCGTCCACCATCCGCAGCCAGCAAACGAGCGAATCGACGGGCGCCGGCAATGCCAACCCGTCCGGCGTGCCGGGCGCGCTGTCGAACCAGCCGCCAGGCGTGGCGACGGCGCCGTTGACGGCGGAAGCGCCAGGCGCACCGGCCGGCGCAGCGACGGCACCGAGCCAGAAGGAATCGACGACAAATTACGAAGTTGACAAGACCGTGCGCTACGAGCAGAAATCCATGGGCGGCTTGCGCCGCCTGTCGGTGGCCGTCGTCGTCAACTACCGCCGCAGCTTCGACAAGGATGGCAAGGTCACGGTCAAGCCGATTTCGCCTGCCGAAATGGTGCAGATCAATAACCTGGTCAAGGAAGCGATGGGCTACAACAAAGAGCGCGGCGACAGCTTCAGCGTGGCCAACTCGCCCTTCGACGGCATCGACCGCGCGCCGGAAGGCAAGCTCGAATGGTGGCGCGACCCGGCCAACTTGCCGCTGGCCAAGGAACTGGCGAAGTTCCTCATCACGGCTCTGATCCTGTTGTATATCTTCATCAAGATCGTGCGCCCGATGCTGCGCCCCGTGATGCGCAAGATCGACGATTTCGGCGCGCCACCGCCCGTCATCGAGCCGGAACTGGCCAAGGACGGCGCAGAAAACGAAGTCCTGCTCAGCGAAGCGGAACTGGAAGAACTGGAAGAAGATACGGCCCGCGGTTATCGCGAAAACCTGGCGATGGCGAGGAAACTGGCACAGGACGACCCACGCGTGGTGGCCAACGTAATCAAAGCATGGATAGGCAATAATGAGTGA